DNA sequence from the Paenibacillus physcomitrellae genome:
TGCAGATCCAATAAAACCAGTCGCTCCTGTAACAAAAACACGCATAATTGTGGCCTCCTTAAATTTAGGTTATCAAGAGTAGCTACAGGAACGATTATAAGACGTTATGTTGATAAAATAAACTATTTTTATTAAATTAGTTAATTTATTAAGAAATGTTTGTGATACACCCTATTTTCGTTATAATAGAATTCATGAGTTTAAAGGAGGATTTAGGCCGTGAGAAAAGCCGTCAGCAGAGATCAATATCTCATGAAAATAAAGCCCGTTATCAGGCATACCAAATTCAGCCAATTAAAAATAGATGAAATCGCTAAGTATATGGACATCAGCAAAGTGACGTTGTATAAGCATTTTTCTTCCAAAGACGAGATCATTCAGGAGGTTGTAGATTATTCGGTCAATTTTCTGGATGAGGTGGATCAGGTGATTGAGGATGAAAATCTCTCGTACATTAAACGATTTCAAAAGACGTTTATCCAGTCGCTTGTCTGCGTCATTTATATTACGGATTTGTTTTTGGACGATCTTAAGGAGTTTTATCCTCATCATTTTGATGCTCTTTCCGCCGCCATGCAGGATAGGAACAAAAAGCTGCAGGCCTTCTTTGAATCAGGAATGGAGCAGGGGATCTTCAACCGGATGAATGCCGTACTGTTTATGGTTCAGGACGACGCCATGCTGCGGCGCCTGATGGAGCCGTCTTTTTCAATCCAATATGATGTAACGCTCAAGCAAGCTGTCATGGACTTTTATCAGATGAAGAAGTATCAGCTGCTAAAACCCGAATATTTGGATCAGGCAGACGATTCCTCAGTGGAAAAACGTGTCGTTCAGATTTTGCAAACCGTTTCTGTCAATTATTAGGGCATAAAGAGAAGAGAGGTTTGCTTAGGCTCCCTTGAGGGAGCTTTTTCTTTGCCTTGACAAAAGTAAATAAATGGGGTTTTATGAACGGAATTGATCTGGTTATTAAAGGGAATTAAATGTTCTTATAAGAAACTGCAAAGGAGGGATTCCCTATCAGAATCAGTAAAGGACGTTTGTTCCTTATCCTATTTCTCCTTATTATGCTTGGAGTAAATGTTTATAATCTGGGCGTGATCGACTGGTTTAGAACGTATTCGTTGGATAAGGTGCTGATCAACAAAATGCAGGATAACGGTGTAGATCGTATGCTCTTATTTAATGAAGCAGATACATCTATAGAAGATCCTCAGGTCATCAAGAACTTCCTTAACAGCTTTGAAGATGTTCGTTTAAAGAAGGTAAAAAACTTCGATAGACGTGGGGATCGTATGGGCGATTTCTATATGTTTAAAGAT
Encoded proteins:
- a CDS encoding TetR/AcrR family transcriptional regulator, giving the protein MRKAVSRDQYLMKIKPVIRHTKFSQLKIDEIAKYMDISKVTLYKHFSSKDEIIQEVVDYSVNFLDEVDQVIEDENLSYIKRFQKTFIQSLVCVIYITDLFLDDLKEFYPHHFDALSAAMQDRNKKLQAFFESGMEQGIFNRMNAVLFMVQDDAMLRRLMEPSFSIQYDVTLKQAVMDFYQMKKYQLLKPEYLDQADDSSVEKRVVQILQTVSVNY